In Sphingobacteriaceae bacterium, the following proteins share a genomic window:
- the asnB gene encoding asparagine synthase (glutamine-hydrolyzing) has translation MCGINGFISDRFSNEEKLPIVRKMNATLSHRGPDNEGSWQSDNICLGHRRLSIIDLSPEGNQPFFSADKRYVIVYNGELYNYKELKLDLQRSVHGSNTAPYFFQTSSDTEVILAAFIRWGIKCLDYFNGMYAFAIYDNQEKKLTIARDRIGVKPLYYYYGDEGLMFSSEMRPIIHSGIKAFKLNKDVLAEYAMYQTVFAPNTIVKGIKMLLPGHLMEYENGKATVTKYYNLNKIDNTSRDLSYKDICKNVHDLLGQSVQRRLVADVPFGAFLSGGIDSSAIVGLMSQVSSEKIQTFNISFDESEFSESKYAQLIAKKFNTQHHEIKLTPEEFLNQLPEALAAMDHPSGDGPNTYIVSKATKQAGVTMALSGIGGDEIFAGYDVFKRMAELQKKSWLNAVPGFARKAVGFAIQQQKKSISGNKIQELLAQDKIDFESAYPLNRSLFTQKELNKLVMDAHPFSNIAKLVSEVQQKENYLLSAVSIAEINTYLQNTLLRDADQMSMAVALEVREPFLDYKLIEFVLGVTDEHKFPHTPKKLLVDSLGDLLPGEVVNRTKMGFTLPWKNWLKDELKSFCEMNINALEDKNLFLKNSLKDLWKRFLNGDITVTWARIWHLVVLNNWMDSNKIEQ, from the coding sequence ATGTGCGGGATTAACGGATTTATTTCTGATCGCTTTTCGAATGAAGAAAAACTTCCAATAGTCCGGAAGATGAATGCTACGCTCTCTCACCGAGGTCCTGACAATGAGGGAAGTTGGCAAAGTGACAATATTTGTTTAGGACACAGGCGCCTTTCTATTATTGATCTGAGCCCGGAAGGAAACCAGCCATTTTTTTCAGCTGACAAACGCTATGTTATCGTATACAATGGAGAATTGTATAATTATAAAGAGCTAAAACTTGATTTGCAACGTTCTGTTCATGGGTCCAATACAGCACCCTATTTTTTTCAAACCAGCTCTGACACCGAAGTAATCCTTGCGGCCTTCATTAGGTGGGGAATTAAGTGTCTGGACTATTTTAACGGGATGTATGCTTTTGCTATTTATGATAATCAAGAAAAAAAGCTTACGATAGCAAGAGATAGAATAGGGGTAAAGCCTTTGTACTATTATTATGGTGACGAAGGTCTAATGTTCTCTAGTGAGATGCGGCCCATTATTCATTCAGGAATAAAGGCATTCAAACTTAATAAAGATGTGTTAGCCGAGTACGCCATGTACCAAACGGTGTTTGCTCCGAATACAATTGTAAAAGGGATAAAGATGTTACTGCCGGGACATCTCATGGAATATGAAAACGGCAAGGCTACTGTTACAAAGTATTATAACCTCAATAAAATTGACAACACTTCGCGAGATCTTTCTTATAAAGACATTTGCAAAAATGTGCATGACCTGTTGGGTCAATCTGTTCAAAGAAGGCTGGTTGCGGATGTGCCCTTTGGCGCTTTTCTTTCGGGAGGCATCGATTCCAGTGCTATTGTTGGTTTAATGAGTCAGGTAAGTTCTGAGAAAATACAGACTTTTAATATCAGCTTTGATGAAAGTGAGTTTTCGGAATCTAAGTATGCACAACTCATAGCAAAAAAATTTAATACTCAACATCACGAAATAAAATTAACACCAGAAGAATTTTTAAATCAATTACCGGAAGCTCTTGCTGCAATGGACCATCCTAGTGGCGATGGACCGAATACCTATATCGTTTCAAAAGCAACTAAACAAGCCGGTGTAACTATGGCGCTGAGTGGTATTGGGGGAGACGAAATCTTTGCAGGTTATGACGTTTTTAAACGTATGGCAGAGTTGCAAAAAAAATCGTGGTTAAATGCAGTTCCCGGTTTTGCACGAAAGGCAGTAGGTTTTGCTATTCAGCAACAAAAGAAAAGCATCAGTGGAAATAAAATTCAAGAGCTCTTAGCGCAGGATAAAATTGATTTTGAATCGGCTTATCCTCTGAACAGAAGTTTATTTACGCAAAAGGAATTGAACAAGCTGGTAATGGACGCCCACCCCTTTTCAAATATTGCAAAGCTGGTTTCTGAAGTGCAGCAAAAGGAAAATTATCTTTTAAGTGCGGTATCTATCGCAGAAATAAACACATATCTTCAAAACACTTTATTACGTGATGCTGATCAGATGAGCATGGCTGTAGCTTTAGAAGTTCGGGAACCCTTCTTGGACTATAAGCTCATAGAATTTGTTTTAGGCGTAACGGATGAACATAAATTTCCTCACACGCCTAAAAAGTTATTAGTTGATAGTCTTGGAGATTTACTTCCAGGGGAGGTAGTAAACCGCACGAAAATGGGCTTTACACTGCCTTGGAAGAATTGGCTTAAGGACGAATTAAAGAGTTTTTGCGAAATGAATATAAATGCCCTCGAAGACAAAAATCTTTTCTTAAAAAACAGTCTAAAAGATTTAT